A single Oreochromis niloticus isolate F11D_XX unplaced genomic scaffold, O_niloticus_UMD_NMBU tig00007982_pilon, whole genome shotgun sequence DNA region contains:
- the LOC109200749 gene encoding golgin subfamily A member 6-like protein 1, which yields MSQGEEPKSQEVDPGALPWDEPEDPYLSSLPWAEQVELEEKGLAEMENENLLNREKIVLLMEENERQSAQLKKMSYLLQEKESIIDEKQWDIKDMEERNQELQGKLDEALEKIKEILQEKKQQDMRERQMHDQLEKMEIKYRVVKARDDKNQETNKEVLQEKRQQQIKQKRMGRELKDIKKQNDELQVKLDEALQINEAILEEKNQQDIKKRDMERQLQHMEGKDRMLQARLKETMHKYDELLQGKKQQEMKQKELHCKIQNMEKNNEGLRVKLDEALQKNTEILEVKEELVINQGEMQCQLQGMEGKYRALQAMHYETQNKYEELCQEKEQQDIKQNEEKLLLVQDFEKTKQKLQELGNKIKHTTAELEGEKEKVQKQQATAKELKERLKEEQAKLEEVEKICNKLKKQNTETVDELRSLILEKKVLVEKQLKKKKKCFRFFLRRATPASSSSTSVPA from the coding sequence ATGTCTCAAGGTGAAGAACCAAAAAGTCAAGAAGTTGACCCCGGCGCTCTTCCCTGGGATGAACCAGAAGACCCTtacctctcctctcttccctgGGCTGAGCAAGTTGAATTAGAGGAGAAGGGCTTAGCAGAAATGGAGAATGAAAATCTTCTTAACAGAGAGAAGATTGTCTTATTGATGGAGGAAAATGAGAGACAGAGcgctcaattaaaaaaaatgtcctacCTGCTCCAAGAAAAGGAGAGTATTATTGATGAAAAACAGTGGGATATCAAAGACATGGAGGAAAGGAACCAAGAGCTCCAAGGAAAGCTGGATGAAGCTCtagaaaaaattaaagaaatcctccaggagaagaaacaacaggacatgagagaaagacagatgcaCGATCAGCTTGAAAAGATGGAGATAAAATACAGAGTGGTAAAAGCAAGGGATGATAAAAATcaggaaacaaataaagaggttcttcaagagaaaaggcagcagcagatcaaacaaaAGCGAATGGGCCGCGAGCTTAAGGACATCAAGAAACAAAATGATGAGCTGCAAGtaaagcttgatgaagctctgcaaaTAAATGAAGCAATCCTCGAAGAGAAAAACCAACAGGACATAAAGAAGCGAGACATGGAGAGGCAACTCCAACACATGGAGGGAAAAGACAGGATGCTGCAGGCAAGGCTTAAAGAAACAATGCACAAATATGACGAGTTGCTGCAAGGGAAAAAGCAAcaggagatgaaacaaaaagaattaCATTGCAAGATTCagaacatggagaaaaacaatgaagGCTTGCGAGTAAAGCTCGATGAAgctttacaaaaaaatacagaaatcctTGAAGTGAAAGAAGAACTGGTCATAAACCAGGGAGAAATGCAATGCCAGCTCCAAGGCATGGAAGGAAAATACAGAGCACTGCAGGCAATGCATTATGAAACACAGAACAAATATGAAGAGCTGTGTCAAGAGAAAGAACAACAGGACATAAAGCAGAACGAAGAAAAACTTCTTCTTGTCCAAGACTTTgagaagacaaagcaaaaactgcaagaacttggcaacaaaattaagcacacaacagctgaactggaaggagaaaaggagaaagtgcaaaaacagCAGGCAACAGCTAAAGAACTCAAAGAAAGGCTCAAAGAAGAACAAGCCAAAttagaagaagtggaaaaaatatgcaacaaacttaagaagcaaaatacagaaacagtggACGAGTTGAGATCCCTCATACTagagaagaaagtgcttgtggaaaagcaactcaagaagaagaaaaagtgcttCCGCTTCTTCCTCCGCAGGGCCACTCCTGcctcatcttcctccacctctgttccagcttaa